In a single window of the Amia ocellicauda isolate fAmiCal2 chromosome 20, fAmiCal2.hap1, whole genome shotgun sequence genome:
- the LOC136716090 gene encoding ubiquitin carboxyl-terminal hydrolase 37-like isoform X2, translating to MKLWVRRLNSFATAALQAGVQGYTCPVMANVEFEVQLTHSCTSCGAPGVSREAFNNLSVDLLPWHSMPGKDAPPPVYILQARGGLPS from the exons ATGAAACTCTGGGTGAGGCGGCTCAACAGCTTCGCCACTGCAGCGCTCCAGGCTGGTGTGCAGGGGTACACCTGCCCTGTCATGGCGAATGTGGAGTTCGAGGTCCAGCTGACCCACAGCTGTACAAG ctgcggagCTCCAGGGGTCAGCCGAGAGGCCTTCAACAACCTGTCTGTGGACCTGCTGCCTTGGCATTCCATGCCAGGCAAGGATGCCCCTCCTCCGGTGTATATTCTTCAAGCTCGGGGGGGGCTCCCCAGCTAG
- the prkg2l gene encoding cGMP-dependent protein kinase 2, giving the protein MLGGFPMVANHQQAMGNGSIRAPRLEESCLASGFKEPPAWEVIEALKAKIVRLEEELGMRDKELEARAKRLGALEKELQAKVSQIDKLQDAIGYNSAAQSTAQVSPGERLLSVINEGPTRFHRVAVEVHRRLRAKEGVSAEPTSRHYYNHTVQKPSFGRDRVHKDSSTKKLINEAIMNNDFLKKLEPQQMREMVECMYEKTYNECQVVIQEGEPGNYLYVLADGLLEVIQNCRLLGQMHPGTAFGELAILYNCKRTATVKAVSQSQIWVLDRQMFQNIMMRTAQARHEEYFSFLCSVSLLKDLPEEKLAKIVDCLEVDYFDKGDYIIREGEEGNTFFIIAKGEVSVTQTMEGSLEPQEIKTLGVGDYFGEKALISEDVRSANIIAKENDTQCLVVDRDTFNQMVGTYEELQAYLKQYVKQLSISDEKRNAIPQSPLIDTTPEGSELTRVKEKMARISTNSPFKHLQIVTTLGMGGFGRVELVKMKDEDITFALKCIKKKHIVDTRQQEHIYSEKNILQQTNSPFIVRLFRTFRDNKYVYMLLEVCLGGELWSILRDMSFFEEPTARFCTGCVLEAFDYLHGRGIVYRDLKPENLLLDEQGYVKMADFGFAKRIGLGKKTWTFCGTPEYVAPEVIMNKGHDFGADCWSLGILIFELLTGSPPFSGSDPIKIYTMVLQGIEKVDVPKRIGKRPEDLIRRLCKLNPAERLGNKKNGINDIKKHKWFQGFNWEGLRRRKLSSPLKRELKGPTDHSNFDIFPPELEEPPDELSGWDKNF; this is encoded by the exons ATGCTAGGTGGCTTTCCTATGGTGGCGAATCACCAGCAGGCCATGGGCAACGGTTCAATCAGAGCCCCTCGGCTGGAGGAGAGCTGCCTGGCCTCCGGGTTCAAAGAACCACCAGCGTGGGAGGTGATTGAGGCCCTGAAGGCCAAGATAGTACgactggaggaggagctgggcaTGCGTGACAAGGAGCTGGAGGCCAGAGCGAAGCGGCTCGGTGCCCTAGAGAAGGAGCTACAGGCAAAAGTGTCCCAGATAGACAAGCTACAAGATGCCATTGGCTACAATAGTGCTGCACAGTCCACGGCCCAGGTCAGCCCAGGTGAGCGCCTCCTGAGTGTCATCAATGAGGGGCCCACACGCTTCCACAGGGTGGCCGTGGAAGTTCACCGCCGCCTCAGGGCCAAGGAGGGAGTGTCAGCTGAACCAACCTCCCGACACTACTACAACCACACTGTCCAGAAGCCCTCTTTTGGCAGGGACCGGGTCCATAAGGATTCAAG CACCAAAAAGCTGATAAATGAAGCTATCATGAACAATGACTTCTTGAAGAAGCTGGAGCCACAGCAGATGAGAGAAATGGTGGAGTGTATGTATGAGAAGACCTACAATGAGTGCCAGGTGGTCATCCAAGAAGGGGAGCCTGGAAATTACCTTTATGTGCTAGCAG ATGGCTTGCTGGAGGTTATACAGAATTGCAGGCTTCTTGGACAAATGCACCCTGGAACAGCATTTGGTGAGCTGGCCATACTGTACAACTGCAAGAGGACAGCCACAGTCAAAG CGGTCTCCCAGTCACAGATCTGGGTCCTCGACCGGCAGATGTTTCAGAATATCATGATGAGGACGGCACAGGCGAGACACGAGGAGTACTTCAGCTTTCTATGCAG TGTATCTTTATTGAAAGACTTGCCTGAAGAAAAGCTTGCAAAAATTGTGGACTGTCTGGAAGTG GATTATTTTGATAAAGGAGATTACATCATTCGTGAAGGAGAAGAAGGAAACACGTTCTTCATCATAGCGAAAGGAGAG GTGAGTGTCACACAGACCATGGAGGGATCATTGGAGCCCCAGGAGATAAAAACTCTAGGGGTGGGAGACTATTTTGGAGAAAAAGCCCTGATAAG TGAAGATGTTCGCTCAGCAAACATCATCGCCAAGGAGAATGATACCCAGTGCCTGGTGGTGGACAGAGA CACATTTAACCAGATGGTGGGGACTTATGAAGAGCTACAAGCATACCTGAAACAGTATGTGAAGCAGCTCTCAATCAGTGACGAGAAGAGGAATGCTAT CCCCCAGTCTCCTCTCATTGATACCACTCCTGAAGGCAGTGAGCTTACCAGGGTTAAGGAGAAGATGGCTCGTATCTCCACCAACTCACCCTTCAAGCACCTGCAGATTGTCACCACGCTGGGCATGGGCGGCTTCGGCCGAGTCGAGCTG GTGAAGATGAAAGATGAAGATATAACGTTTGCCCTGAAGTGcatcaagaagaagcacattgtgGACACTCGACAACAGGAGCACATCTACTCTGAGAAGAACATCCTGCAACAGACTAACTCACCGTTCATTGTCAG GTTGTTCAGAACTTTTCGGGACAACAAGTATGTGTACATGCTGTTGGAAGTGTGTCTGGGAGGGGAGCTGTGGAGTATTTTGCGGGACAT GAGTTTCTTTGAAGAGCCCACTGCACGGTTCTGCACTGGCTGTGTCCTGGAAGCCTTTGACTATCTGCATGGCCGGGGAATAGTCTATCGGGACTTAAAACCAGAGAACCTGCTGCTTGATGAACAAGGATATGTGAAAATG GCTGATTTTGGATTCGCAAAGAGGATTGGCTTGGGAAAGAAGACATGGACTTTCTGTGGCACCCCGGAGTATGTAGCTCCAGAGGTCATTATGAATAAGGGACATGACTTTGGAGCTGACTGCTGGTCTCTGGGCATCCTCATCTTTGAGCTGCTCACTGGAAG CCCCCCGTTTTCAGGGTCAGACCCCATTAAGATCTACACTATGGTGCTACAGGGGATAGAGAAGGTGGACGTCCCCAAGCGTATTGGCAAGCGGCCTGAGGATCTGATTAGGAGACTCTGCAA GCTAAACCCTGCCGAAAGACTTGGAAACAAGAAAAATGGAATCAACGATATAAAAAAGCACAA GTGGTTCCAAGGCTTCAACTGGGAAGGGCTACGAAGAAGAAAGCTATCTTCCCCACTAAAAAGAGAG CTGAAAGGGCCAACGGACCACAGCAACTTTGACATCTTCCCCCCAGAACTAGAGGAACCCCCAGACGAGCTCTCGGGCTGGGACAAAAACTTCTGA
- the LOC136716090 gene encoding uncharacterized protein LOC136716090 isoform X1, with protein MCFFGHLSLSSLVPAPLPGADETLGEAAQQLRHCSAPGWCAGVHLPCHGECGVRGPADPQLYKLRSSRGQPRGLQQPVCGPAALAFHARQGCPSSGVYSSSSGGAPQLECSQLHPPSMQVLPGETGSLPEKDIISE; from the exons CTTTTTTGGTCATCTCTCACTGTCATCCCTGGTTCCTGCCCCTCTGCCTGGGGCAGATGAAACTCTGGGTGAGGCGGCTCAACAGCTTCGCCACTGCAGCGCTCCAGGCTGGTGTGCAGGGGTACACCTGCCCTGTCATGGCGAATGTGGAGTTCGAGGTCCAGCTGACCCACAGCTGTACAAG ctgcggagCTCCAGGGGTCAGCCGAGAGGCCTTCAACAACCTGTCTGTGGACCTGCTGCCTTGGCATTCCATGCCAGGCAAGGATGCCCCTCCTCCGGTGTATATTCTTCAAGCTCGGGGGGGGCTCCCCAGCTAGAGTGCAGTCAGCTTCACCCCCCCTCCATGCAGGTGCTGCCTGGAGAGACTGGCTCACTCCCCGAGAAGGACATAATCAGCGAGTAG